Proteins from a genomic interval of Colletotrichum higginsianum IMI 349063 chromosome 6, whole genome shotgun sequence:
- a CDS encoding C2 domain containing protein: protein MAAAKSKAHPLNGMHTAGIFADPSVDGPLIGTLVAIVDRAKNLPNRKTIGKQDPYCAARLGKEAKRTTTDVRGGQTPRWDQELRFAVHDSPDYYQLKVSVFHDDKKTDLIGETWIDLRDIIVPGGGQNDIWRNLMFKGKYAGEVRMEITYYDQRPKPEKPVAKPKPVDAEPVENHYGTIPRKQIKRRPLPSDPFTGETPAAPSPDQAPTPPRTGGPRGPKEMSTPTPPAPEASLSGSRPMPKGPKQLPPVQVPTQSPLQAIEYNTSPAPAARPSQQDLVAQSPQGASPHPAEVTPQHTPRHERYESPSSQYDDRDYSPRFSSQEIVNQVHYRQGSEPPREMLYLEDQRQAPSVEDDRPPPPPAHRSRGNSQDMVVRSAYDTPPKSAGAMRQDVLRNEAHRMSFSPAAYPGRPTYRGFDSAPAVTNALPAPEDHHHEPPPPRHHSYDAHVEYRSMQPTVEDVPETPNTSANAHQRRISRAPQYEESQEQNQPPPPPPTQQSQQHHYHQQQHQQQQHQQQLHHQQQLQQEQSMQVSHRRNSHTPQYDEMSHDQGYDQVPSPAPLNIGGRGSAGSSRQRGHSPQPGYSRGDETSQAGRYSTSPRPDYQPRGDELVFAGRGGASPGRYSTSPQPDYQQDYQLRGDELVLAGRGNVSPGHYSTSPQPYPRGDEMARRQQVSPIATRDFAPSPMDGSPYHSHSRSQNQFTPQRSELSGSEITAHGMPAVPASLVPGVDHAISQEVSDRIYDERRQQRRYTDQSTTAPTRGRHHSEPVGYDVNYSNQTYVPPGYNSRSSTYGAPPPDMNRGRGPSPNPMRGRGASPNPMMARGSSPNPMMARGSSPNPMTARGASPNPAARRGVSPQPPPQHMRSRGISPNPQTQHTIKRKSVSPAPPPSDHRRLSGIPFGPDSYDMLNPAVSTTNSDISRPDPNEKIITHDGREIDPSDHLPMDTWAPEPEPKGPKTPASASTRSRASPAGAQPMPTSGRRQLRIAARPQSQASSPVTYGSEPYHIPGTPPTMNNGSRNRLQKKTQRTSALPSTSPAGSSPLAPISSHNYQGSGSDFTPPRLPRASTWDYPSENHAPQYGSSPGGTYGGNAPPIPAKVPLPVMSGANGDNEWALMQEMSRIDIGAGRSRRHRHY, encoded by the exons ATGGCGGCCGCCAAGTCGAAAGCTCACCCTCTCAATGGCATGCATACAGCCGGAATCTTCGCCGACCCCAGCGTCGACGGGCCCTTGATCGGTACCCTGGTCGCCATTGTCGACCGCGCGAAGAACCTGCCCAACCGCAAGACCATTGGAAAGCAGGATCCCTACTGCGCCGCACGACTCGGCAAGGAAGCAAAGAGGACGACAACAGACGTTCGCGGAGGCCAGACTCCCCGATG GGACCAGGAGCTTCGATTTGCTGTCCACGACTCGCCAGACTACTACCAGCTCAAGGTGTCGGTGTTccacgacgacaagaagacggaTCTCATCGGAGAGACATGGATCGATCTGAGGGACATCATTGTgcctggcggcggccaaaACGACATCTGGCGCAACTTAATGTTCAAGGGGAAGTACGCTGGCGAGGTGCGCATGGAAATTACATACTACGATCAGCGTCCGAAACCCGAAAAGCCCGTTGCGAAGCCCAAGCCCGTCGACGCGGAGCCCGTCGAGAACCACTATGGCACTATCCCCCGTAAGCAGATCAAGCGTCGTCCGCTACCGTCCGATCCTTTCACAGGCGAaacgcccgccgccccgtctCCCGACCAAGCCCCGACCCCGCCCCGTACCGGCGGCCCCAGGGGCCCCAAGGAAATGAGCACTCCTACCCCTCCAGCTCCCGAGGCAAGTCTCTCGGGATCGCGCCCGATGCCCAAGGGCCCAAAGCAGTTGCCGCCAGTCCAGGTGCCGACGCAGTCGCCCTTGCAAGCCATTGAATACAACACCAGCCCGGCCCCCGCGGCTCGCCCCAGTCAGCAAGACTTGGTTGCGCAGTCGCCTCAAGGTGCCTCGCCGCACCCTGCCGAAGTGACACCACAGCACACGCCGAGACACGAGCGCTACGAGAGTCCCTCTTCCCAGTACGACGACAGAGACTACAGCCCAAGGTTTTCATCCCAGGAAATCGTCAACCAGGTCCACTATCGCCAGGGCTCCGAGCCGCCCCGTGAAATGCTCTATTTGGAGGATCAGCGGCAGGCACCCTCTGTCGAGGATGATCGTCCGCCACCTCCGCCCGCTCATAGAAGCCGTGGTAACTCCCAAGACATGGTGGTGAGGAGTGCCTACGACACTCCGCCAAAGTCGGCGGGTGCCATGAGGCAAGATGTCCTCCGAAATGAGGCACATCGCATGTCGTTTTCTCCCGCAGCGTACCCCGGACGGCCCACCTACCGCGGCTTCGATTCGGCTCCCGCCGTCACCAACGCGCTTCCGGCGCCCGAGGATCACCATCACGAGCCGCCCCCTCCGAGGCATCACTCGTACGACGCTCACGTAGAGTACAGATCAATGCAGCCAACGGTGGAAGACGTGCCAGAGACGCCCAACACTTCTGCAAATGCTCATCAACGAAGGATCTCACGTGCACCTCAGTATGAGGAGAGCCAGGAACAAAaccagcctcctcctcctccaccaacACAGCAGTCGCAACAGCATCACTATcaccagcaacagcaccagcaacagcagcaccagcaacaaCTGCACCATCAGCAACAACTGCAGCAGGAACAATCTATGCAAGTATCCCATCGCCGCAACTCCCACACGCCGCAGTATGACGAGATGTCACATGATCAGGGCTACGACCAAGTACCTAGTCCCGCGCCCCTGAACATCGGGGGCAGAGGGAGTGCCGGCTCCTCTCGCCAGCGGGGACACTCGCCGCAACCTGGCTACTCGCGAGGGGACGAGACGTCTCAGGCGGGCCGCTACAGcacctcgcctcgtccggATTACCAGCCAAGAGGGGACGAACTGGTGTTcgcaggccgaggcggcgcttCTCCTGGCCGCTACAGCACCTCGCCACAGCCAGATTATCAACAAGATTATCAGCTGAGAGGCGATGAGCTGGTACTTGCTGGCAGAGGGAACGTATCGCCGGGTCACTACAGCACTTCCCCGCAGCCGTATCCCAGGGGCGACGAGATGGCTCGTCGTCAGCAAGTCTCTCCCATAGCGACGCGGGATTTCGCTCCGAGCCCGATGGACGGATCGCCGTATCACTCGCACTCTCGCAGCCAGAACCAGTTCACACCGCAGCGGTCTGAGCTGTCGGGTAGCGAGATCACGGCCCACGGCATGCCCGCCGTACCGGCCTCGTTGGTGCCGGGCGTCGATCACGCCATCTCGCAAGAGGTTTCGGACCGCATCTACGACGAGAGACGCCAGCAACGGCGCTACACTGATCAGAGTACGACGGCCCCAACCCGCGGAAGGCATCATAGCGAGCCTGTTGGGTACGACGTCAACTACTCAAACCAGACATACGTCCCACCGGGATACAACTCCCGGTCGTCAACATATGGTGCCCCTCCACCCGACATGAACAGGGGGCGGGGCCCTTCGCCGAACCCAATGAGGGGACGAGGCGCCTCTCCCAATCCTATGATGGCGCGAGGCTCTTCACCGAATCCCATGATGGCCCGGGGGTCTTCTCCCAATCCCATGACGGCACGAGGCGCCTCGCCGAACCCCGCAGCCAGAAGGGGCGTTTCACCTCAGCCTCCTCCACAGCACATGAGGTCGCGAGGCATCTCTCCTAATCCTCAAACGCAGCACACGATCAAGCGGAAGTCTGTTAgtcccgcgccgcctccgtctgATCATCGAAGGCTGTCCGGTATTCCGTTCGGCCCCGACTCATATGACATGCTCAACCCAGCGGTGTCGACGACCAACAGCGACATCTCGAGGCCTGATCCGAACGAGAAGATCATTACCCACGACGGACGTGAGATTGACCCTTCGGATCATCTCCCCATGGACACGTgggcgccggagccggagcccAAGGGCCCCAAGACACCGGCCTCGGCTTCCACCCGATCACGGGCGTCTCCTGCCGGTGCTCAGCCCATGCCCACGAGCGGCCGTCGTCAGCTTCGTATTGCAGCCCGGCCCCAGTCCCAAGCCTCCTCACCTGTGACGTACGGATCGGAGCCGTACCACATCCCCGGCACCCCCCCTACTATGAACAATGGTAGCCGGAACCGGCTCCAGAAGAAGACGCAGCGCACGTCAGCTCTTCcttcgacgtcgccggcgggaTCCAGCCCCCTAGCTCCCATTTCTTCACACAACTACCAGGGCAGCGGTAGTGACTTCACACCGCCGCGCTTGCCAAGGGCGAGCACCTGGGATTACCCCAGCGAGAACCACGCGCCACAGTACGGCAGCTCTCCGGGAGGGACCTATGGCGGCAACGCACCTCCTATCCCTGCCAAGGTCCCTCTGCCCGTCATGAGCGGCGCGAACGGCGACAACGAGTGGGCGCTGATGCAGGAAATGAGCCGTATCGACATAGGCGCCGGTCGCTCCAGGCGTCATCGGCACTACTGA